In Kwoniella newhampshirensis strain CBS 13917 chromosome 2, whole genome shotgun sequence, one DNA window encodes the following:
- a CDS encoding argininosuccinate lyase produces MSADQDFTKRKLWGGRFTGSTDPLMHEFNQSLKYDKRMYAADVKGSIAFSKALLKAGILVESEQKEIERGLKVVESEWAEGKFAIQADDEDIHTANERRLSEIIGKDIGGKLHTGRSRNDQVATDMRIWLMDETARVEGYLKDMLNVMVSRAEKEVDAILPGYTHLQRAQPVRWSHFLLSHAQSFLSDLERLRQLLPRISVLPLGSAALAGNPYSLDRELLRTELGFQSIGENSMHAVADRDFIVEWLQWASLTMIHMSRLAEDLIIYSTAEFGFVLLSDAYSTGSSIMPQKKNPDSLELLRGKSGRTFGQMAGFMMSLKGVPSTYNKDLQEDKEPLFDAVDTVSAALRIAEGVLATLSINPEKMAAALTMDMLATDIADYLVRKGVPFRETHHISGRAVALAENTKCQISDLSMEQWKDLSEHFDETVMEVFDFETSVEKRNAIGGPARSMIARQVEVARGRIGE; encoded by the exons ATGTCTGCAGACCAAGATTTCACCAAGCGAAAGCTCTGGGG AGGTCGGTTCACCGGATCCACCGACCCTTT AATGCACGAGTTCAACCAATCTCTCAAATATGACAAACGCATGTACGCCGCCGATGTCAAGGGTTCAATCGCTTTCTCAAAAGCTCTGCTGAAGGCTGGGATCCTCGTCGAAAGcgagcagaaggagatcgaAAGGGGCTTGAAGGTCGTTGAGAGTGAATGGGCTGAGGGCAAG TTCGCCATCCAAgcagacgacgaggacatCCATACTGCCAATGAGAGGCGGTTGAGTGAAATCATCGGCAAGGATATCGGTGGAAAGCTCCACACCGGTCGAAGTAGGAATGACCAAGTTGCAACCGATATGCGAATTTGGTTG ATGGACGAGACAGCCCGAGTTGAGGGGTACCTCAAAGACATGCTCAACGTCATGGTTTCTCgagctgagaaggaggttgaTGCTATCCTCCCCGGTTACACCCATTTACAACGAGCGCAACCCGTCCGATGgtcccacttcctcctttctcacGCTCaatctttcctctctgaTCTCGAACGACTTCGTCAACTCCTTCCTCGAATCTCAGTCCTTCCCCTTGGATCTGCCGCTTTGGCCGGTAACCCGTACTCGCTCGACCGAGAGTTGTTGAGGACAGAGTTGGGTTTCCAATCGATTGGAGAGAATTCGATGCACGCTGTCGCCGATAGGGATTTCATCGTTGAATGGTTGCAATGGGCCAGTTTGACAATGATACATATGAGTCGATTGGCAGAGGATCTGATCATCTACTCGACTGCCGAATTCGGTTTCGTCCTCCTTAGCGACGCCTATAG TACTGGTTCTTCCATCATGCCCCAAAAGAAGAACCCCGATTCCCTTGAACTTCTCCGAGGAAAGTCAGGCAGGACATTCGGTCAGATGGCTGGGTTCATGATGTCCCTCAAGGGTGTGCCTTCGACTTACAACAAGGATCTGcaagaggacaaggaacCGCTCTTCGATGCTGTTGACACCGTTTCAGCTGCCTTGAGGATTGCTGAGGGTGTTCTTGCCACGCtatct ATCAACCCGGAAAAGATGGCAGCGGCCTTGACCATGGACATGCTTGCGACCGACATCGCAGACTACCTCGTCCGAAAAGGTGTCCCCTTTCGTGAGACCCACCACATCTCAGGACGAGCCGTCGCGTTGGCCGAGAACACCAAATGTCAAATCTCGGATCTCTCGATGGAACAATGGAAAGACCTCAGTGAGCATTTCGACGAGACTGTCATGGAGGTGTTCGACTTTGAGACCAgtgtggagaagaggaatgcAATTGGCGGACCGGCCAGATCAATGATTGCGAGGCAAGTTGAGGTGGCCAGGGGTAGGATTGGCGAGTAG
- a CDS encoding amino-acid acetyltransferase, mitochondrial encodes MVRPPIPAAPLRAGLARIDRPRASVSAGLTQLRLRHESQTLQEIANEDNDFILSILQASPSVRDSRSYLSSFAPARTPQPIVPSSGQESTGPTIETSASTPGIKPEPNPLVTSLLNPIHRRPALVKIQGPFTDAQMDSICRGMAYLQRMGLVSVIVVDRDDLPSTEPADRYEAQRQRMMVRHEVERVVHFLARHRASARPVLSTVARMADPSGEELGGQKGIKPVENGIFVEEEGLDHVRRAVAEGEIPVLLPVALDSGCRSRRISSNRVLLALASAMSTRPDPASASASASSSSTAGDIDLTPLRLLVINREGGIPSYARSGLPHLSINLASEYSYINRTFQPQWTDTHPTALSNLRLANGCLAHMPKEASALIVSHRSSAAMIANLITNKPAHSASLPHALLVESEGRITRDTPTLLRKGLPVRVLRSMEEVDQDKLTGLLEKSFRRVLDQKAFYERLRNDLDFVIVVGDYGGAAICTLEGKTTSIYPHNHPGPICYLDKFAVHPSHQGDGTVDFLWVALRDETYGLGLLDASNPSIGSLRGVGKGRDLVWRSRSDNPVNKWYFERSSGFVRTKDGKWKVFWCDAEQRLGELWKEREFGGGRLVKVLEKEEVGRVDWWERELGKISSAWTA; translated from the exons ATGGTCAGACCGCCCATTCCAGCTGCTCCACTACGAGCAGGGCTAGCGAGGATAGATCGTCCCCGCGCCAGCGTGTCGGCCGGTCTGACT CAGCTCCGACTTCGACACGAGTCTCAAACATTGCAAGAAATTGCTAACGAAGATAAT GACTTCATTCTCTCAATCCTTCAAGCTTCCCCTTCAGTTCGCGACTCCCGCTCCTAcctctcatccttcgcTCCAGCGCGTACTCCCCAGCCTATAGTCCCCAGCTCCGGACAGGAGTCTACCGGTCCTACAATCGAGACATCTGCATCTACTCCTGGGATCAAACCCGAACCTAACCCACTCGTCACCTCCCTCCTGAATCCCATACACCGCCGACCCGCTCTCGTCAAGATCCAGGGTCCATTCACTGATGCTCAGATGGACTCTATTTGTCGAGGAATGGCGTATCTCCAGCGTATGGGTCTCGTGAGCGTTATCGTCGTTGATCGTGATGATCTTCCATCAACTGAACCTGCCGACCGATACGAGGCACAACggcagaggatgatggtTCGTCACGAGGTGGAAAGGGTCGTTCATTTCCTGGCGAGACATCGGGCTAGTGCCAGACCAGTCTTATCGACCGTCGCAAGGATGGCTGACCCTAGTGGAGAAGAACTGGGTGGACAGAAAGGAATAAAACCTGTTGAGAATGGGATCTTCgtagaggaagaaggactgGATCATGTCAGACGAGCAGTAGCGGAGGGCGAGATACCCGTTTTACTTCCTGTGGCTTTGGATTCTGGGTGTAGATCTCGTCGAATCTCCTCGAATCGAGTATTACTCGCTCTCGCTTCGGCAATGTCAACCCGACCCGACCCTGcgtctgcttctgcttctgcttcttcatcctccacaGCAGGAGATATCGACCTCACTCCCCTTCGTTTACTCGTGATCAATCGAGAGGGGGGTATCCCCTCTTATGCTCGATCAGGTCTTCCCCACTTGTCCATCAACCTTGCGTCTGAATATTCGTATATCAACCGTACTTTCCAACCTCAATGGACGGACACTCACCCGACAGCATTATCAAACCTTCGTTTGGCTAACGGATGTCTTGCCCACATGCCAAAGGAAGCTTCTGCTCTGATCGTCTCGCATCGTTCTTCAGCCGCTATGATCGCCAATCTCATCACGAACAAACCTGCCCATTccgcttctctccctcatgCCCTACTCGTCGAGTCTGAAGGACGGATCACCAGGGATACACCGACACTTCTGCGAAAAGGATTGCCTGTTCGAGTGCTCCGGAGTATGGAGGAAGTCGACCAGGATAAGTTGACTGGTCTGTTGGAGAAGAGTTTCAGGAGAGTTTTGGATCAGAAAGCCTTCTATGAGAGACTTCGGAACGATCTCGATTTCGTCATTGTCGTTGGGGATTATGGCGGCGCTGCAATCTGTACACTAGAAGGCAAAACCACTTCGATCTACCCTCACAACCATCCGGGGCCTATTTGCTATCTGGACAAATTCGCTGTCCATCCTTCGCATCAAGGGGACGGTACGGTCGATTTCTTATGGGTAGCCCTACGTGATGAGACCTATGGATTGGGTCTGTTGGACGCTTCCAACCCTTCTATAGGATCTCTACGAGGTGTGGGAAAAGGTAGAGATCTGGTATGGAGGAGTCGGTCCGATAATCCGGTCAACAAATGGTATTTCGAGAGAAGCTCGGGATTCGTCAGGACCAAAGACGGGAAATGGAAGGTGTTCTGGTGTGATGCAGAACAGAGATTAGGGGAATtatggaaggagagagagtttggaggtggaagattgGTAAAAgtcttggagaaggaggaagtcggTAGGGTCGATtggtgggaaagggaatTGGGGAAGATTTCATCGGCGTGGACGGCATGA
- a CDS encoding ubiquitin-NEDD8-like protein RUB1, which produces MIVKVKTLTGKEVDIDVQPDMTISKVKERVEEKAGIPPVQQRLIFGGKAMADDKTIQDYKIQAGAVIHLVLALRGGDRA; this is translated from the exons ATGAtcgtcaaagtcaaa ACACTTACaggaaaggag GTCGACATCGATGTCCAACCCGACATGACA ATCAGCAAAGTGAAGGAACgagtcgaggagaaagctGGTATCCCACCTGTACAACAACGGCTCATCTTCGGCGGTAAGGCTAT GGCCGACGATAAGACCATTCAAGATTACAAGATCCAAGCAGGGGCTGTCATCCATCTGGTCCTTGCTCTTCGTGGAGGTGATCGAGCATGA